TCAACTTTTGTGTCTGACGCACAATCTGCTGCTCCTCTTCGAGCACGACGTCCTGGGGCCGGCCGGAGTCCAAAACCAGGCCGAAGATCGCCGCCGGGCCCAACGATTGGCCGTGGCCAAAAAGTTAGTGAAGAAAAAATCTCTCCCCTGGCCAAAACTCCTGGATTTGCTTCACCGCGCCACTCAGCACAGCGTGAAACTTATTCGCTGGCTGCGCGCCCATTTTTTCTCTCCAGCTTCCTGTAGCCAAGCCTTGGCCTCCCTGCGCCTACTTTATGCCAAATCTTGAACCGGAATCTTGGACACCATTCAACTCATGCATGACTTCCACGGCGCGGTTCAACCGGCGGCACTTGGGAATGTCGAGTGACGAATGTCGAATGTCGAATGTCGAAGACGGGCGCAGTGGCTGGTGCGCGCAGGGCTTGCCAAGCTGGGATGGACGGAGGCGGAACTGGCCGCGCGGAAGAACGGTGACAAGTCGAAGTTGAAGCTGGCGGTGAAATTGCGGGCGGAGACGACGACCTGCCTGCCGGCAGGCAGGTGACCTTGCAGTGGATTGCCGCCCGGTTGCAGATGGTGACGGGAGCGAGTTTGTCGAATCTGCTGTCGGCGCGGCGGCGGGGACAAGGATAGTGTCAATATGTGGGACTGACCCCGTTTCTTTCACTTTCCACTCACGCTTTTCGTGGCCAAGCTTCCCGTTTCTGTCTGTTCCGCGCGTTCCTCGGGCAACCTCGCGTTCCGTTTACGGCCCGGGTCCTGCGTCTTGGAGAGCCACTTGTTGGCCTGGCGGATCAACAAACACAAACTCCAGCCAGCCGTTGAGCATTTCGTCCCAGGTTTGTTCACCCCAGGGCACGGCGCGCGTGGGATCGGGGTTTAATGGATTATCTCGGGAATTATCCCAGAATCCCGTGAAGGTGATGGTCGTTCCCTTGGGCGTGAACAACGGCTCTCGGAACCGGTAAACGCTTTGCCAATTGAAATCATAGCTGGGGACCGAAAGCAGCCGTTCCGTGCGGCCGTCCGGGAACTTCGCTTCATAATAGGCCCGCACGCCGCGGTAGTGCATGTGCGGCATGAGCGACAAGATGTGCGCGTCTTCCGGGAAGGTATAACTCGCTTGCTCGCGATGAGCGGGCGCGCCGGGCGGAATCTCAAAGCGCCATTTGGCCAGAATATTCATCATGGCTTCCTGCTTCGGTTTTTCCTTGGCCAGGATGATCCCGATCGAGGAACGGTCCTGCTGTTCTGTCCCGTTCGGGGTGTAATGAACCTCGAACCTGAGTTTGGCGCCGGCGGGAATCCGCTTGGCCACGCCGTCCGGGAACATGGCCGGCATGTCGCCCGGCGCCCAGCCCACGAGAATTGAAGTCGTTCCGTCCTTCGCGAAGATCCGTTGGCCTTGCACCTGCATGTACACCACGATGTGGTGAACGACCTGGCGATTGCCCGGCCGCGCCTCCGCCGCTTGAAACCAAACATCCTCCTTAAAACCCGGATCCACCTCATAATACTTATACGGCACCACGCCCGTCGCCGGGACGGTTTCTTCAACCGGCATTTGCATCACCAAGTCCGGCGTCCCGATCGTCCAGCCTTCGGGAAAATCCTTGGCAGACGGAGCGGTCTCCTCCGCGCCGAGCGGGCAATCTTGCTCGATCCACGCCAGTAGCCATTCCCTTTCGCGGGGCAAGAGCCGCCGATCATTGGCAAAGGCGCCGTAATGCGGATCCGCATGCCAGGGCGGCATCCGTTCTTCCAGGACCGCTTCATAAAGCATCGCCGAGCGGCGCTTGGCCGCATCATAGGTCAGCAGCGAGAAAGGCCCGACTTGGCCGGGCCGATGGCATTCCTGGCAGCGCTGCTGAAGGATCGGCGCGATGTGCTTGGCGTAGGTGACAGGTTCCTGGACGCGCGGTTGATCCAGCCAAGTGATGGCGCAACCCGAAACCGTCGTCCCGGTCACGGCGATCTTCTTCGTTTCTATCCATTCTTGAAGGGCCAGTTTCAAATCATCGCGCGCCGCTTCAGGCCGGCGGTGAATCACCGTGTATTGGTCGTCGATGCGGCCGCGGTACCGAATGGCTCGATCGGCGTCCAGCAGGAAAACTTCCGGCGTGCGAGTCGCTCCGATGGACTTGGCGAACTTCTGATCGAAGTCTTTGAGCACCGGAAAGGGGATTTCTCTTTCCTGGGCGTGGCCAGCCATGCGGGCGAAGGAGTCTTGCGGATTGGAATTGATGCCCAGGAACTGCACCCCGCGCGATTCAAACTCGCCATGCAACGCGATGAGCCGCGGCACGTAGAGATTGGCCACGGGGCATTCCGTACCGAGGAATACGACGACATACGCCTTCTTGTCGGGAAAGCTGCCGAACGTGCGCGTGCGGCGATGGGTGTCCACAAGTTCAAAGTCCCTTACGATAGCTCCGAGCGCGGGCGGTTGAGCGTTGGGGAAAGTGGCGGTGTCGGCCGCCAGGGCCGCGCTGAGAGCGAGTAGGAGATCAATCATCATGGGCAAACGGATTGACTGCTAGGCATTTGCTTTTTCGACGTGGCTGGAGTGTGCCTGGCTGGGGGTGGCCATTCAAGGCGAAACGCGGCGGAATTGTCCCCTGGCAGGTGCTTGGTCGGCCTTCGGGGCTGGTGTCGGGGTTGCTGGGCGACCGCCCAGCAGCCCCGAAGGCGGTCGTAGCCTCCAGCCAGGCCGCTCAGGGCACCACAGCGGCTGGAAACGGGGTTGGCGCTGGCCGTCGAGGGCGCACCTCACCGTCGAGCGGATGCTCCGCCGCGCGCACGCCGCCGCCGCTCCACCGGTTCTCCTCGCCCTGAGCCTCAGCCCGTAACCGGTCACATGCATGAGTTTCCGTTCAATCCATTCGACATCACTTTCCACGAGGTCATCGAGACGTGGCCATCCACCCAGGCATTGCTCTTGTCGCAAACTCCCGGTCGGCGTTATGTTCTGCCGCATCGTCGATCACTCAACCCGATTCGTTTATGACCGCTCGAACAACCGGCCGGCGCGCCGGTGGATTCACCCTGATTGAACTCCTCGTCGTCATCGCCATCATCGCCATCCTGGCGGGGATGCTCTTGCCGGCGCTGAGCAAAGCCAAAGAGAAGGCGAGAAAGACGAATTGCTACAACAACCTGAAACAACTGGGCCTGGCCATGATTCTGTACGCCGACGATTCCAACGGTGTCGTTCCGCGCGGCAATGAACCGTTCTGGTGGGAGCTGTACATCCCTTACCTCGGCGGCACCAAAGCCAGCCGAGACCAATACGGCAGAATCAAAGTTTATACCTGCACGAGTTATCCGGACAAACGGCAGGTGATGTGTTACGTGGTCAACGCCTGGCAATTCAGCACCCCAAAAGACATGACCGGCTCCGAAATCGTTGGCCTCCAGAAGGTGGGTCGATTCCAAAATCCTACCGAGACGATTTATTTCGCCGACAATGAGAACGGATCCTGGCGCCCCATTTTCACTCTCACCAGCATCCTGGGCGCGGACGACCTCAACGACGTGTGGTCGCCGAATCACCTTCCGTATCCTTCCACTGCGGCGACCGCGCGTTTGAGTGGCGAGCGGCGAGTCGCCGCGACGCGGCACGGACAAGGCCCGAACTTGATGTACGTCGATGGTCATGCCGGCTGGAAGAATGCCCGCCGCATGACCGTCGAGGATTGGCGGGAGCAGAAGCCGTAACGAGTTTCACTGTCTTCAATTTTTCGTGGCTCGCCCGCCCCCGGCATCCTTTTCTCTGATGCCGAAGTCCGAAACTCAAAACAAATTCAAGAGTTGCATTGGGATAAACCCAAACCAAACGCACCGGAGCGGGTTATTCGGATTTCGAGATTCGAATTTCGCATATTCCTATCATTTAATTTAATGAGCATGATCACGCGATTAGTTTCCTCCGGACTCATCTGACTGCCGTCCGGTCGTTTGAACAAGGCCGGATCCAACAGCAAACTCTGCTGTTGCGCGACGCCTTCGAGCGACCGCCGCTTCATCACCACGCCGCGCGCCAATCCACCTTGACGCTGGATCGGAACGAAATTCGGCGACAAGTGCTTGTTGTCCGCCGCAAATAGCGGACAGAAGTAGCCGTCACCATCCGCAACAAGAAAACCATTCGGCGCAGTCAAAAAGGCGATGGGATTCTCCAAACCGAGAAAGGCCGTATCTTCCGCCAGAAGCGCCGCCTGTTCGCGCGACAGCGAGCCAGACGATTTTATCTGAATTTTTGCTCCGGGAGAGAGGAACCTGGCTGGAGAGCCTGGCGAGACACGAATTTCACGAATTGACACGAATTGGGAGAGCTTTCCATCTGCGGTTGAAATGGGCGCTGCTCGGAATTCGCGCAACTTCGCGTCTCTGGTCTCACGCAAAGATCGCCAAGGACGCAAAGGTCAGGCTGCGGAACCTCGCAAATCGCACCGTCACCGGGTGGCGGTAGCGGTCAGGCGCCATTCCTTTGGCTTCGCGCTCTTCGCGGCCTTTGCGTGAGGCTTCTCTCCCCCCCCCATTCAACCGATTTAACGATTTAACGTTGTAACGATTTAACGGAACTGGGGCAGGCTGGAAGCCCACCCTACGTCCCAAGAATCTCGTTCACGACGCGGCAGGGCTTGCCGTCGGTGATCAATTGTGGCTGGCCGTTGTGATGGTAGAAAAGCTTGGTGTGATCGAGGCCAAAGAGCTGGAGCAGCGTCGCATGATAATCGTTTGGGCTGACGGGATTCACCACAGCTTTGTGGCCGAACTCGTCCGTCTCGCCATAGACGGTGCCGCCTTTGAACCCGCCACCGGCCAGCCACGTGCTGAAGCCCTGGCCGTTGTGATCGCGCCCGGCCTTTTCTTCCGCGCCGTGATTCTCGGTCACGGGCAAACGCCCGATCTCGCCTCCCCAATGCACGACTGTGCTGTCGAGCAGCCCGCGCGCCTTCAGATCTTTCACGAGCGCCGCGGAAGGCTTGTCGGTCTTGCGGCAGCAGTCGGCCAGGCTTTTCTTGATGCTCTGGTGGTTGTCCCAGATTTGTCCGTTCACAAACAACTGCACGAAGCGCACGCCGCGCTCCACCAGACGCCGCGCAATCAAACAACGCGTGCCGTATTCGCGCGTGACCGGTTCGTCCAGGCCGTAAAGCTTCTTCGTCGCTTCACTCTCGCCGGAAAGGTCGAGCGCTTCCTTCGCCGCCGTTTGCATGTGCGCGGCCAGTTCGTAGCTCGCGATGCGCGCTTCCAGGTCGGCTTCGCCGGGATGCCGTTCCAGATGGGCGCGATTCAGTTCGGCAAGGAACGCGAGATTCTGCGCCTGCAAGGTTCCTTTCAAGTGCGGCGGCGGTTCCAGGTTGAAAATGCGCGGTTCTTTCGCGCGCACCACCGTGCCTTGGAACAGCGGAGGCATCCAGCCGTTGGACCAATTGCGCGCGCCATCGACCGGGTGCCCGCCCGGATCGGTGAGGACGACGTAAGCCGGCAGGTTTTGATTTTCGGCGCCCAGTCCGTAGGTCAGCCACGATCCCAGCGCGGGCCGGCCCGGTTGCGATTTGCCCGTGTTCATGAACCAGATCGACGGCTCATGGCCGTTGATGTCGGTGTGCATCGAACGGATCAGGCAGACGTCATCGACAATCTCCGCGAAGTGCGGCAGCAACTCCGAAACGTCCATGCCGCATTGGCCGTGCTTCTGGAATTTCCACGGGCTGCCGAAAAGTTTCTTCGTCGCCCGGTCGATGAAGCTGAATTTGATTTCACCCGGATAATCTTCGCCGCTGCGTTTGCTCAATTCGGGCTTGGGATCGAACAGGTCGATGTGGCTCGGCCCGCCGTGCATGAAAAGCGAAATCATGGCTTTGGCGCGCGGCGTGAAAAGAGTTGGCTTTGCTTTTAAGTCGAAGGTTTGCGGCGCGCGCGGGATGCTGGGCGGCGTGGCGAGCAATCTCTGTTCCTTCAGCAGCCAGGCCAGGGCGAGGCTGCCGATTCCGAGGGCGTTGCGGGTGAGAAACTGGCGGCGCGAAACGAAGGGCTGCGCGGGGAGGTCTGGACCCCATTGGTGATTGGGCAAGTTCATGCGAGCTTGCGCCAACCATCGCACAGGTGAACGCGGGATGAAAACAGCAAAATTATCCTCACTTAAGAACGGTGGGGCGACGCTCCTGCGGAGCCTTTCTTCGATGGCATTGGCTCGGCGGGAGCCTCGCCCCATTCTCGACTGAGGGCATACCAGCAAAATTTACTCGTCAACGCGTCGCCGGTTGCTTATAGAGTGCGTGCTTTCGGGATGAAAACGTTGAATGCCCAAATAAAGACAGCGCGTTACGCCGGCTTGATCCTCTGGCTCAGCGTCGTCGCAAGCTTCGCTCAGAATCTTTCCCAGAACCCGGCGCTGGTTTGGGACGCCACGTCGAAGACCTACAACGCCCAAAAGGGCGAGACCAACGTGCTCATGGCTTTCAACCTGACGAATACGGCACCGTCCGAAGTCGCCGTGAACGCCGTGCGCACCTCCTGCGGTTGCACGATTGCCAAGCTTCCGACGCTGCCCTGGCGCCTGGCCGCCGGAGCCAGCGGCCAGTTGGAGATTCGCGTGGACCTGCGCGGCAAGCGCGGACTCCTGAGCAAGATCGTGTCGGTGGACTCGACGGCGGGCCTGAGTTTGCTGACGGTCAATGTGAATATTCCGGAACCGGATCCGCGCGAATTGAATCAGATGATGGCGCTGGCGGACCGGCAAGCCGTCTTTCGAGGGGATTGCGCCACCTGCCACGTGCATCCGACCCTCGGCAAAACCGGAGAGGCTCTCTACAAAACGGCTTGCGGGATTTGCCATGAAGCCGAGCACCGCGCTTCGATGGTGCCGGACTTGAAGGCGCTGTCGATGACCAAGCCGACGGACAAGAATTACTGGGATAACTGGGTGCGCTTCGGAAGGCCCGGAACCCTCATGCCGGCGTTCACGAAGGCGGCCGGCGGCCCGCTGGATGACGCGCAGATCCAATCGCTCGTGACTTTCCTGAGCGATCATTTCCGTCCGGCCAAGAGCAGCGACTTCGGCGATCCTTTTGGCGGAACATCCGGTTCGAGCTTCTGAAAGCCAGACCCGAGTGGAGTGATGGAGTGTTGGAGTAGTGCGTTTCTGAGTTGCCCCAGCAGTCCAAAACTCCAATGCTCCAACACTCCTGACCCCCATGACCCCCGGCTTTTTCGTCACGTTCGAAGGCACGGAAGGCTGCGGAAAGAGCACGCAGATTAACCTGCTCGCCGAACGCCTTCGAAGCCTGGGCCATTCCTGCCGCGTTTTGCGGGAACCGGGCGGCACTGCGATCGGCGAAGAAATCCGGCACACCCTCAAACACAACGCGCCAAATCGGTCCATGACCGCCGAAGCGGAGCTGTTGCTCATGAACGCGAGCCGGGCACAATTGATCCGCGAGGTGATTCGTCCAGCCCTGGCCGGCGGGGAGATTGTATTATGCGACCGGTTTTATGATTCAACGACCGCCTATCAAGGGTATGGACGCGGATTGAATTTGGAGTTCGTTCGGACGGTGATTGACTTCGCCGTGGGCGAGACACGCCCGGATTTGACCCTGCTCCTGATGATTCCGGTCAAGGTGAGCGAAGAGCGCCGTCGCACCCGGACGAGTGCCGCCGGACCTCAGAGCGACCGCTTCGAGCAGTCCGGGCGCGATTTTTTTCTGCGCGTCGAGGAAGGTTACCGGGCCATCGCGGCTGCGGAACCGGACCGCGTCCGAGTGATTGATGCCGCGCAGGACATCGGGGCCGTCAGCGCGTTGATTTGGAAGGAAGTCTCGG
Above is a genomic segment from Verrucomicrobiota bacterium containing:
- a CDS encoding redoxin domain-containing protein gives rise to the protein MMIDLLLALSAALAADTATFPNAQPPALGAIVRDFELVDTHRRTRTFGSFPDKKAYVVVFLGTECPVANLYVPRLIALHGEFESRGVQFLGINSNPQDSFARMAGHAQEREIPFPVLKDFDQKFAKSIGATRTPEVFLLDADRAIRYRGRIDDQYTVIHRRPEAARDDLKLALQEWIETKKIAVTGTTVSGCAITWLDQPRVQEPVTYAKHIAPILQQRCQECHRPGQVGPFSLLTYDAAKRRSAMLYEAVLEERMPPWHADPHYGAFANDRRLLPREREWLLAWIEQDCPLGAEETAPSAKDFPEGWTIGTPDLVMQMPVEETVPATGVVPYKYYEVDPGFKEDVWFQAAEARPGNRQVVHHIVVYMQVQGQRIFAKDGTTSILVGWAPGDMPAMFPDGVAKRIPAGAKLRFEVHYTPNGTEQQDRSSIGIILAKEKPKQEAMMNILAKWRFEIPPGAPAHREQASYTFPEDAHILSLMPHMHYRGVRAYYEAKFPDGRTERLLSVPSYDFNWQSVYRFREPLFTPKGTTITFTGFWDNSRDNPLNPDPTRAVPWGEQTWDEMLNGWLEFVFVDPPGQQVALQDAGPGP
- a CDS encoding type II secretion system protein translates to MTARTTGRRAGGFTLIELLVVIAIIAILAGMLLPALSKAKEKARKTNCYNNLKQLGLAMILYADDSNGVVPRGNEPFWWELYIPYLGGTKASRDQYGRIKVYTCTSYPDKRQVMCYVVNAWQFSTPKDMTGSEIVGLQKVGRFQNPTETIYFADNENGSWRPIFTLTSILGADDLNDVWSPNHLPYPSTAATARLSGERRVAATRHGQGPNLMYVDGHAGWKNARRMTVEDWREQKP
- a CDS encoding DUF1501 domain-containing protein — protein: MNLPNHQWGPDLPAQPFVSRRQFLTRNALGIGSLALAWLLKEQRLLATPPSIPRAPQTFDLKAKPTLFTPRAKAMISLFMHGGPSHIDLFDPKPELSKRSGEDYPGEIKFSFIDRATKKLFGSPWKFQKHGQCGMDVSELLPHFAEIVDDVCLIRSMHTDINGHEPSIWFMNTGKSQPGRPALGSWLTYGLGAENQNLPAYVVLTDPGGHPVDGARNWSNGWMPPLFQGTVVRAKEPRIFNLEPPPHLKGTLQAQNLAFLAELNRAHLERHPGEADLEARIASYELAAHMQTAAKEALDLSGESEATKKLYGLDEPVTREYGTRCLIARRLVERGVRFVQLFVNGQIWDNHQSIKKSLADCCRKTDKPSAALVKDLKARGLLDSTVVHWGGEIGRLPVTENHGAEEKAGRDHNGQGFSTWLAGGGFKGGTVYGETDEFGHKAVVNPVSPNDYHATLLQLFGLDHTKLFYHHNGQPQLITDGKPCRVVNEILGT
- a CDS encoding DUF1573 domain-containing protein, producing MKTLNAQIKTARYAGLILWLSVVASFAQNLSQNPALVWDATSKTYNAQKGETNVLMAFNLTNTAPSEVAVNAVRTSCGCTIAKLPTLPWRLAAGASGQLEIRVDLRGKRGLLSKIVSVDSTAGLSLLTVNVNIPEPDPRELNQMMALADRQAVFRGDCATCHVHPTLGKTGEALYKTACGICHEAEHRASMVPDLKALSMTKPTDKNYWDNWVRFGRPGTLMPAFTKAAGGPLDDAQIQSLVTFLSDHFRPAKSSDFGDPFGGTSGSSF
- the tmk gene encoding dTMP kinase gives rise to the protein MTPGFFVTFEGTEGCGKSTQINLLAERLRSLGHSCRVLREPGGTAIGEEIRHTLKHNAPNRSMTAEAELLLMNASRAQLIREVIRPALAGGEIVLCDRFYDSTTAYQGYGRGLNLEFVRTVIDFAVGETRPDLTLLLMIPVKVSEERRRTRTSAAGPQSDRFEQSGRDFFLRVEEGYRAIAAAEPDRVRVIDAAQDIGAVSALIWKEVSARLPK